The proteins below are encoded in one region of Micromonospora yangpuensis:
- a CDS encoding SAM-dependent methyltransferase, with the protein MSSAAAQAEAQAEAQGRPNVARMYDYFLGGCHNFAPDRAAADRVLEILPETRVAAQANRHFLHRAVRHAAQRGIRQFLDIGAGLPTQGNVHEIVRAVDPGARVVYVDNDEVAVAYAGELLTETDGVVVVRGDLRRPDELLAHPAVRATLDLTAPVAVLLAAVLHFVPDTDDPYGAVAGLRDACAPGSHLVLSHLTVDDVPPDMVQQGEAIYRSSSAPLVPRTHADTLRFFTGYDLVEPGLVWLADWRPDHGAHPVVSHSYGAVGIRR; encoded by the coding sequence CTGTCGTCGGCAGCGGCTCAGGCGGAGGCTCAGGCAGAGGCTCAGGGCCGCCCGAACGTCGCCCGGATGTACGACTACTTCCTGGGCGGCTGCCACAACTTCGCCCCGGACCGGGCCGCCGCCGACCGGGTGCTGGAGATCCTCCCGGAGACCCGGGTCGCCGCCCAGGCCAACCGGCACTTCCTGCACCGGGCCGTGCGCCACGCGGCGCAGCGGGGCATCCGCCAGTTCCTCGACATCGGTGCCGGCCTGCCCACCCAGGGCAACGTGCACGAGATCGTCCGCGCCGTCGACCCCGGGGCCCGGGTGGTCTACGTGGACAACGACGAGGTCGCCGTCGCGTACGCCGGTGAGTTGCTGACGGAGACCGACGGCGTCGTGGTGGTCCGGGGCGACCTGCGCCGCCCGGACGAACTGCTGGCCCACCCCGCGGTACGCGCCACCCTCGACCTGACCGCGCCGGTGGCGGTGCTGCTCGCCGCCGTGCTGCACTTCGTGCCGGACACCGACGACCCGTATGGCGCGGTGGCCGGGCTGCGCGACGCCTGCGCCCCCGGCAGCCACCTGGTGTTGTCCCACCTGACCGTGGACGACGTCCCGCCGGACATGGTCCAGCAGGGCGAGGCGATCTACCGCAGCAGCTCGGCCCCGCTGGTGCCCCGCACGCACGCCGACACCCTGCGCTTCTTCACCGGGTACGACCTGGTCGAGCCCGGGTTGGTCTGGCTGGCCGACTGGCGTCCCGACCACGGCGCGCACCCGGTCGTCTCGCACTCCTACGGCGCCGTCGGCATCCGCCGCTGA
- a CDS encoding helix-turn-helix domain-containing protein, which yields MAQGSAHGVAYDFWWRVRTEQDSRGWTDDELRARTGVARTTVGRMKVGKRPPTARVVNALADALEIDPAEAHRLAGRAPAPPTGPDAARASEISVREAIRRDPAYTAQQRTLMLSLLDIFEQANRRV from the coding sequence GTGGCTCAGGGGTCTGCACATGGCGTGGCGTACGACTTCTGGTGGCGGGTGCGCACCGAGCAGGACAGTCGCGGCTGGACCGACGACGAACTGCGCGCCCGAACCGGCGTCGCCCGCACCACCGTCGGCCGGATGAAGGTCGGCAAGCGGCCACCCACCGCCCGGGTGGTCAACGCCCTGGCCGACGCCCTGGAGATCGACCCGGCCGAGGCGCACCGCCTCGCCGGCCGGGCCCCCGCCCCGCCGACCGGGCCCGACGCCGCCCGCGCGTCCGAGATCAGCGTCCGCGAGGCGATCCGGCGGGACCCGGCCTACACCGCGCAACAGCGCACGCTGATGCTGAGCCTGCTGGACATCTTCGAGCAGGCCAACCGCCGGGTCTGA
- a CDS encoding helix-turn-helix domain-containing protein — MSGLEMERLLTVQEVADVLRVSRWSVGRYIEAGALEAIKGDGPNGTVRIPLRSLSAYIEAHTVGPGDQP, encoded by the coding sequence GTGTCGGGGCTGGAGATGGAGCGCCTGCTGACCGTTCAGGAGGTCGCCGACGTGCTGCGGGTCTCCCGCTGGTCCGTCGGTCGGTACATCGAGGCCGGCGCGCTGGAGGCGATCAAGGGTGACGGGCCGAACGGCACCGTCCGCATTCCGCTGCGTAGCCTCTCCGCCTACATCGAGGCACACACCGTCGGGCCGGGAGATCAACCGTGA